The Streptomyces kanamyceticus DNA segment CCGGTGCCAGCTCCCCGGCCAGCTCCGAGGTGAGCTCGCCCATGGCCGACTCGTAGACGCCGCGGAACTCCACGTCCTTGTCGAGATGCTCGAACAGCGGCCGCCCGTGCGCCACTTCGAAGGCGGAACGCCCGGTGCGCACGGCTTCCTCCAGTTTCCCGAAGGAGTCCCACATGGGGCCCTGGTTCAGCATCAGGACCCAGTTGCGGATCGAGTCGAGCGCATCGGCCCGCAGGCTCCCGGCCATGGGCGTCAGTTCGTACGTCCCGTCCTCCCGCTCGGCGAAGACACCGACCGACGCGGCGGCGCGCAGACAGCGCCCCAGGGCACCGGCCCGCGCGCCGACCGCGGCCGCGAGGTCGTCCACCGTGCGGGGCCCGTCCACCAGCGCGTCCGCCACCCCCAGGGAGGCCAGGACGGCGATCGGCTGGGAGACCCACTTCGCCGCGGCCAGGGAGAGCACGCGGACGTGCGGGGGGTCGTAGGGCCCTCCGGGGAGACCTATCGGAGCGGCAGCGTCGGCAGTCACGTAACCCCCTGGATCCGGTGCCCGCAGAGGCCCCCGGGCACTCTTCCTAACAGTGTTAGATAGCCCCAGGCTAGCACCGGGCACCG contains these protein-coding regions:
- a CDS encoding methyltransferase → MTADAAAPIGLPGGPYDPPHVRVLSLAAAKWVSQPIAVLASLGVADALVDGPRTVDDLAAAVGARAGALGRCLRAAASVGVFAEREDGTYELTPMAGSLRADALDSIRNWVLMLNQGPMWDSFGKLEEAVRTGRSAFEVAHGRPLFEHLDKDVEFRGVYESAMGELTSELAGELAPAIDFSGYGTLVDLGGGDGELLGTLLRHCPDSRGVLVERPHVVERARVRLAELGVVDRTSLVAGDATEEVPAGGDAYLIKNMLHCFDDDTALAVLRRVREAGGDDARLFVIEVVVPPGNGFHWAKLIDIEMLADNDGRERGEDEWRELLGRAGFELERVVPATPPQSVLIARPV